Within Planococcus citri chromosome 2, ihPlaCitr1.1, whole genome shotgun sequence, the genomic segment GTTCCAGCCAGTTTCTTGAAACCTGCTCCagaaatcaataaaattgttGTTTTCGAAACTGAAAAAGTTGCCGAAAATTATCAGATATACTTTACGAACACTAGTCAGATCTCTTCGATCGTTCGTGTTCATGctctttcattttcattttactgcGGTATTCTTATCGTCTGTGTTATTCTAGTGTTATTAATAAGTACGAGAAGGATTTTTATAGGATTTTGCTCGAAAGTTTGTTGTTCTCGGAAGCAAGATATGGAGCAACAGGTTGCCCAGTAACCGGgcatatcaaaaattgaaaactaggttctcgaattaaaaactaaaacgtgCTTTTGGAGGCATTCTTACTGTGATTTAAAAACACCCAATTGTgctcattgttttttttttcagttggtcttgatttgagaaaatgtattctcaatgtttttttttttttagaaaaaagcaggaccataaattttacaaattattaattattgtcGATTAACGTCACATCATGTAATAAGCATTTCCTTTTTACAGTATTAATTATGCATAATTCATCATTACgtagaaaataaattaaaacacgTTGATGCAATTTACGagaagatttgaattttttttttaatgaaattttaatttaaaaaaaatttgtgaatcaGAAATTTGACAGTCTGTTACTAACTAAGGTACATACttataatcaaattttctaatattttcgtttattaataaaaataaagtacctGCATAATAGAACGATTTATTAAAAACAGACATTAAAACTAGAAATATAAAACCATctcttaattttgaatttcagctcTAGGATACGATCAACTAGGTACTGAATTTACtccaagtttttctttttatttatttaggtaattttaaggattttcaatttctttatgagtttttaatttgatttttttttcaaaagtgatacTCACTTTTCTTGATCTTAAAACCGAAAAcctcaagtaatttttttgtaatttcaaacagaaaaaatcaaaaatatgcaatttgaaattcagaaCGGTTAGAGATGGGCAATTGGCATGATACCTACCCTTCACGAATTCTTCACTATGCACCTAAGTAATTACTCAATATATTTGTAGGTACCAAGGTACCCATTATATAACttgaggtacctactcaattccTTTTAGAATTACCCGTATATACTTATCACCGagttacctactaaaaaaaataattaaataatttttcaaagaatatgacacattttcaacattttgtttttcaaatttcacaaaaagcaACTCTCGACCTAGACGATCCactatgtaggtatatatttatTGCACATTTACTCATCGAACATTTTCATTCACtgataagaaattttatttacgagaaaaatgcaaaagtatCGCAGCTAATCCCGACCTGATAATCTCTAATTAttaatgaatcaattttcttaaaatgtatATTACCCGAATTCAGCATGCATTATCTTATCAGAGCGTCCGTCATCGAATCGTTCTTTTAATAGAATTAGTACGTATGTTGTAtgaatgcaaaaatacatcttcATTATAAGTAATGAAGTagatgtgtattttgaaaatttgaaatttcccagtACATAAAGATATCCCCGAATTTGTTGTTTATCATCTCACAATTTACGCACATCgttgattcatcgaaaatttttatttgtgtgACGAAAATGTTGGCATCCTAcatctacgagtaagtataaaatGCCAGCGATTTCGTATTTGAAAGTTCATAACCGTGTTGAAAAGTGTTGCTGATACTTTCTTCAAGACAGAATTTTTACaacttggaaataatttttgcgGTTATTTTCTTAAGTAagtataatatacatatgtacctatcgtATACTTAACTACCTATCTAAATACTTTACGATTGAATTATATAACAAAGGTAGACTAATTTTCGGTAATTTAGTTTAAAATGGTATAGTATGGTTTTTGTGTTGcgtagggatttttttttgtaatattattactacttattggaaaaaatttcaacagtgtCATCCGCGTTAATTCAACCGCGTAAACACGAGTCTTTTgatttgaggagctcattgcaaaagtagcccttgtcacatgaacttttagacacgttttactcgattgcacctattgccaacagcggagatcatgttgtaatgatgaaatgaccgtcaagttagtctaccctgagtagccctgagaggaattgctttatagagtttacattcatgatactgggtacgctcaagggagagctttggagattgcataggttcatgtgacaagggctacttttgcaatgagctcctcatttTCTTCCGAAATTTCACACGTAGAAACagaattatcaaattttaaagtgattttttttttttaaatacctagcaatttttccaaaagtagttttttctaaaattgatttctgccactttgagaaatttctccagcgatttcataattgaaaattcaaaccatATTATGCAATTCTGAACTGATGGAAACtgacttttggaaaataatcGCCGATCAAGTGAATTACAAAGATGGATTGAAGTCGGTCATAggtgttaaatttcatttctgcaacttttataaatttttttggggaacaAAAACttacaggaaaaaattttgaggctctAAAGTGGCCTTAAACCATTTTTAGTTGACTCGgtatgttgaaattaaggtatAAAGCAAATTGTAGCTTTGCAACTACTAACgtgagtgaaattttgtggaaatgtcaacattaaaaaatgttctggaggcttcaaagctgctcaaaatggtttgaaactgtttctaTTCAATTTGGAAAGTCGAAAACACGGTATACGAACACAATTTTCGCTTTCTAGGTCAACTTGGTAAATTGTAATATTGCTATTAGGAAGGATTGCCGTTTAATATAATAGTAACCTGCTACACTAATGGTGTTTTATAGACTAATTTGTTCGTGGGAATATGTTTAAAATTACTCCCAGGGAAAGGAGATTTTCCCTGGTCGTTGCTAGCTCGAGAGAATGAGTGTCTATGATTCCTAACTGCATTATTCATCATCAAAAAGAAGAGGGTTAAATAAAGAAACACCTCtagaataatatgtacattctgttttattctgatttttacatattatacaaATTTATACTCAACGAGTTATTTAGATTAATAGCTACTTAACGTGCATCGTACAACTAGGCAATTTATTATACACTAGTGTTAGAGAAATAGCTGAATTATGTCACTCAAGAGGCGTAAGGCCTGGTGCGTAAGAATATTTCTATACTTACCCTATGGAAGGAGCAATAAATCGTTCCTTGCATCTGTGTAAGCTGATTAGGCTTACTGCACATGATTTTATGACAATCACGTCATAAAACCCAGAAAAGAATGGGCGGCAATTATCTTACGATAATTACGGCAAAAACACTGTACACTTTCACACCCCTACTGAACGGCTCACGAATACTAGGCCTTATTGGTGTGTACATATCCTACTCTGCACTTTTACCGGATCACGCTGGATAACCTCCGGATTGGTTACCAGTGAGTCGAAAATACCTCGTTCCCTCAACGACATAACGGGGGACCAAGTTAATAACAATTATATCAACCCTCGGGGGGGTTACAACGGGGGATGAATGTACGGCACAACCTAAATTAGATGGGTTGAATGTCACTTGACTAGATCCTATCATCGCGAATAATAAGAACTTGTCCTTTTCGATGGAGATTCGACAACCGAGACATCACACTGGACCTCTGGTCCGGTGCATAACGACGACGCGAGAAGGCTCTTAAGAAGATGTTACCACTTCGGAAGACTTGAACGAACTCTCTTTCTTTTCTCATCCGATGATCCGTCGAGGCGCTCGCCCGGATCATCGTGGGAGTTAACACGTAGACCTTGACCATAAAGAGGTGGATCTTATTTCTCCTCTTTCGAGAAGAATACATTAGAACCGGTATGGAGAAGCTTCTAGCAATTTCCCCTTACGCGGTTGGGCCATACCTGTaccttacaaaattttttatttttttttattttttggaccaatagatatgatttttaaaaatcaggcaaaaattgaaaaatgaactctagcccctaaaattttggcttgcATGCTCCTTCGATTAAGCTTTGTTCGATTCCAAACTTCTTCTGTCAGTTGGGGCACTCTTCACTTAATTCCagctaatttttgattttcaatttcattttggtaaaatggcttcaagaatatccaaaaagtcactggaggcttcaaaacaatttataaccatctgcagtcgactcaACACGCTGTGAAGATCGAATTTCGGCTTTTTAAATTCACttggcaaaattttgtgaaaattttaattttcaaaaatctgctggagactaaaattttacaaaaagtcgtTGGGGGTCCCacaatgacttgaaaccacctgcagtcgacttaacGTGCTGAAATTAAGAGTGCAGAATGACTTTCTaactttatttggtaaaattttgcggaaatttcaatttttgaaaacctgctgaaggctccagaacaattCAAAGCCGTTctcaatcgatttgacaggtcaaaCGTAAGCTCAGTttggtatattccaaatttaaactttctatGTCAATATGGTAAACTTTTgattcttttcttatttttgacccaaatcgtcagatcttcaaaaattcatcgaaaatcaaaaacatgCAACTTgactcttgaaattttaactgatGGTGTACTTTTGCATGCTCTTATTGCTCTTTCGATGTAGCTTTATCCGGTTCAAAACTTTTTCCGCTCGTTGAGATTCTCCCAGTCTCCCTCACCTAATTTCAGACGATTTCAACATTCCaactttatttggtaaaattatatggaaattacaaaattcaaaaatctgctggaagcttttAAAATGTCCAATAAGTTTCTTAAGGGCTCCAATACGACTTGAAACTCCTGCAGTCGACAATAGCGAGTTGAAATcagagtgcagagtaaattttttgttttttcaacttcatttggtaaaatttttccgaaattttcaaatttcaaaaatctgttggaggctttaGAACCGTTTAAAACGAAAGTAagatatatcccaaattccagcttttcaagttcaatatggttaaattctgattttcttcattttttggtcaaaatttgatttttttgaattcgccaaaaatctgaaacaaactttttggacttttacacAACGAGCAAGGTTCTGGAGGTCATttgtgaggtcaatttgaaaaactaataccatattcgtgttcagctatatcgaaaacatactatttttTATGTATCatacgaatgaaaccatttttttgacttctaCCCTCTTGGAGAGGTGCTGCAGGACGTGGATagggttcaatcaaaaatctgacgtcatatttgtgttcagcgttactaaaaacatgcaattcgaaaaatcacatgccccagattttttttgaaagttttatccGAATTTGGGAGAGaagtgctccccctccattaaaagcgatcccatctcgaaaattgaatatttcgaaaaagcatcgaaCGGTTCAtcagtggaaattttttcagaattttaaatggtggctctcacttacagcgctatattgaaatttgaacttacaatttgaaagttcaactttcagcttttgaaaatttcaaaatacttacaaagTTTAAACTGCAATGcctttttgaactgtgaaatcagttttgatcaaagtatcatagctttggagatATGCGCtactgaagttgagtacctcgagacaatgtgaaaataagtGAAGCCCCCGTCTCCCGCCTCCTGAGGGGGCTGAGACCAAACTGATAGCCTTTGTTTAAGTATCGACCGTTTTTTATATAgcctttttttatttatttttgtttcaggaaCCTACCAAAACTGAATCGAAGCCACCGGTGAATTCCGTACGTATACCAGAACTATGGCAAAGTACTGGGCGTTTTCCAGAATCCTTGCAGGACTAGCAATCCTTGTCGTTTTCGCATCATCAGCTCCTGCCGCTCCTTCCTCCAGTGCGAGTGAGACACTCGTCAAAAACTTCGAAGATGCTAGAAAAATCGTACGTGACTACAAAACTACGCTAGAAAGTCGTATGACACCCAAGCCCCAACGTAAAGTACCTGGAATTTCTGCTTCCTCTGCCTCCAATTCTGATTCCAATACAACCGATCTGCTTCGTAGTAAATtctctaaatttcaaaatcagtttatCACTTTAAGTAAATCCGGTTCACTCGATAAAGCAGCAATCAACGTGCTAAATAATACCTTCAATGAATTCAATAAACTCGTTGATGAAAAATCCGAAGAAGACCTAAAGAAAGCCGTCAAAGAGCAGGAATTGAAGGAAAGAATCTCAGAATTGGAGAAAATATTGCAGACTATACGTCCATTACTGGAATCCATTCTTCGTAATGATATTGTAAGAAATGTACAATCTCGTCGGTTTTCGGATGCTGAACAACAATTACAGTATTTCGATGATTATAAATATCTCGGCAGCCAAGTTTACAACGGATCAATTAATAACTTCGATttgctccaaaattttggaagCTCCGTCAAGGATTATCAACACCGATTCAACGTGTACAATGCCTTATATAACGAGATGAAATCCAATGGTCATAAAGATATTTCGAAGCTCCTTCAATTGAGCGAATCATTGCAGAAAGGAATTTCCAGTTTATCAAATGTCAATAACACCGTTGAAACTCAAACACTCATCAGTACCTTATGGAATGAAAACCAAGATGCGGCCATCGAGCCCATTTCTAACGCCTTCCTAAACGACAGCTCTTGGGAAATGGTTAAACAGCTCACTAATGTTATCAATGGCAGTTCTGTGAAATATGTTGACAACGTTTACACCAAAGTTATCGAAAAAGTCTTTGAGAAGATGGACACGGTTGAAATATTGAGAAAAGCCAAGGCAAATTTGAAATGCTTGGACGAATGCGTATCGATTCATCGAGCAGTGTTTGATCAATTACAAAGTAATGGAGATTTATTTGGAAATTCCACCATATCTTTAACTCGTTACATAAAAGCAACCATGGATGATGCGGACTACAAAAATACTCACCCGGATATGCAAACTCGTCACAAACAAATCAAAGACAAGCTACCCAAGTCTGTGAGAAACGCTGTATTTTCGTCATTGGTATGCGTTAAAAATACCAAGTATAATGAGTTCTTTTATGCATCTGGTTTATCGAATGAAACAAATTCCGAAGGTTTACATAATGTTTCCACTTTGATAAATGGCGATGGAGGTAGCCCGGCCAATTTTAAATGGAAAGTGTCCTTTTTGGGTAGCAGtacgaatttcaatttgaccAACGAAGCACTGAATGAATACTTATACTCGTCGGACAATTTTGAGGGTTATAGACGAAAAGTTTTTACTAAGAAGTTATCGTCTGATACGGCCACCGGTGTAAATGGTTCCTGGAGATTTGAAGTGAATGGAGATGGAGTTTTTATCATAAATGTTGATAGAAATGAGTACCTGTTTGCTGACGAGAAGAGAAAAGCCATGTCTCAACGTGAGGTATTTACGTCGATCAACGTCACTTCTGGAGCAGTTCCAGCTGATAGTAGATGGGATATCGTTGATTGCACTGATTCTGAACAAGCTCCTTTCAAAGCTTAATTTAGCTCATGCTCATTGAGTTACTTTGTACCTACTTCTTCATGATTAGGAATATATGTATAATTGTATATTCTATACCGATACCATATTTATATTATTGATGGATTAAACATAGCAaattaactaggtacctacttattagtaTCTGttatattacctatttatttgaaTCCTTGGAGTATAATCTAATAAAATTTCTGTtcctataatttaaaaatgttgtacATATAATCTACCTAATAATTCGATCTGTGCCCCCCTTCACCGAtcctcgaatttttaaaaatcaaatctcggccaaaaaataatttaaaaaaatcaaaatgctacGAAATCGTTTTCGAAAACACGTCCAACCattcaaatcgattgggaacgggTTTGAATCGTTCTagagcctcctgcagatttttaaaacttgaaattttccatgaaattttacgaaatgaacttggaaagtcgaaattatcgaaattaCGTAATCGAGAATCTCAACCAgcagaaaaagttttaaaactgacaaaactaaattgaaagaacatgcaaaagTTCTTCATTAGTCAAGATTTCAGGATCTAagttgtatttttcgattttcggtaaatttttaaagatctaatatgggtcaaaaatgagaggaaaaatctaaattttaccaaattgttttGGAAAACACTTCCgacgacctgtcaaatcgattgggaacggtttTGAATCGTTCTGCAGCCTCctaaagatttttgaaacttgaaattttccatgaaattttacgaaatgaagttggaaagtcgaaatcgTCTGAAATTACGTAATCGAGAATCTCAACCAgcagaaaaagttttgaagcTGACAAACTAAATGGAAAGAATATGCAGAAGTACATCATTAGTCAAGATATCAGAAGCTAAGTTCTAATACCTAAGGGtcaaaaagtaggaaaaaaaatctaaatttgaccaaatttacaTGTAAAACTTAAATTTTGGATATAGTAAGGTAGGTACTCTTCTTTTGACTTGttatcgattggaaacggttttgaagcgttctggagcatccagcagatttttgaaacttaaaattgccataaaattttaccaaatgatgTTGAAAAGACAAAATTCACTCTGCGCTCTAATTTCAACTCGCTATCAAGTTGACTGTAagtaatttcaagttgttttggtgtctccagcaacttttcaaaaattccagttcTCCAAAAAAAGTGCTATAAAATCTGTGTAAACTACCTCAAGCACGTACTTACGGAGGAGGCATTTTTATGATACATACCTATTAATGGACAAACAAAGTCCTAAAattatgatcaaaattttaaaaacaaaaaaatacattactgactaaaatttgatttttataagaaaaaaaatcaacattttaccaaatgaaccACGAAAGCTGAAATCTGGTATGTTTCCTATTTTGGATCCCGCAAAAGTATTAGAAAtagttttaaaccattttgagcagttctggagcctccagcggatttttgaaagttggaatttccacaaaatgttgaCCAATGACGGTGGAAAGCTAAGATTTGCTTAGAAGTATACCTACTCTAATTATAACATTCTCAGTCGATTCGAAGCGGTTTTAAGCTATGTATTCTAGAGCCTTCAAATCATTCTAGGCTTTTTTTCAAGccatcaacaatttttgaaaaaatcctgtaCCTGTTTCTCAAGTCATACTTAAAACCTGTTGAAATGAACTTAGCTTACTAAAGATTTTGAACAACGGAAAatacgtatttacggcaaactggttaggcaactTAATTcacatcacttttttttctaaaataaaaatttacggCGAACCAAATTAGTCAGCTTATTTTTACGTACATCCTGTTTACATAATTGGAGGATTTTTTGTTTGGATAGATTAGGTGAACTTTTTCCCTCAGCTTTTCGCTCTAACCTGatcgaaaattttattgtagAGCGATTCAGAGAGCGTGTGCGAAGCTTGGGCTATTTTCAAAGCTGCAAAGTTTTCACCAAACACTAAGCTTTAACATTTCGAGAGAAGATCTACTATCGACCATGTTTGTTTCAAAAAGTCAGAATATTAATGAATCCCCAGGGCAATCgttatataattttaaaaatgagatttcaGCCCTTCTAAAGGCACAAAAAAtccctattttaaaaaaaaaaaattaaattcgaagcAAAGGGgcaagttaggtaggtacctgcttacCTTCCTGATTGTTATTTCAATTGAAGGCACTTGGTTGAATATTCAGTTTCTTTTTTAGATTATAGACGTGCAAAATTAATTAACCCAGACAGTTTatataaaactttttgaaaatctggaatttccaaaatgcttCTGGAGATTCCAGCGCTCTAAtcaactcagcatgttgaaatcagGGTGTACACAGTAAACTATAGCTTTTTGCAACTtcattggacaatttttttttggaaatttcaaatttccaaaatcttctGGAGTCTCCATGGCTGCTCAATACAgttcaaaaccatttccaatcggtTCAGAGGGTCAAAATTTAAGCTTCATAGTTCAGTATGGTAAAACTTCGACTTTTCTCTATTTTAGgccaacatttatttttttttaaattattcatcaaaaatctaaaagtttATTTCAGCGTCTACAATTTTGACCAGTGATAGCTTACCCAAGACACCTTTTGAACCTTTGTTCAGGAACTCTCTACAATTCTGTCGAGGAGAGTCTCTGATCCTTTTCCCAAGAAACCCATAACGAAAAATAGttctaaatttgaatttattttcctcAGAGACATTCTACTTTGTTCTGTATTTAAactaaaatcattcaaattcgaTGCAAAGGTTCGTAATGGTTACATATGCAAGGGAGAAAACTATGATTCTGcggaaaatcgatttttttgatcttaaagtaggtactcaataatgttccataatttaaaattttcaatgtggtaactttgatag encodes:
- the LOC135836981 gene encoding uncharacterized protein LOC135836981; translation: MAKYWAFSRILAGLAILVVFASSAPAAPSSSASETLVKNFEDARKIVRDYKTTLESRMTPKPQRKVPGISASSASNSDSNTTDLLRSKFSKFQNQFITLSKSGSLDKAAINVLNNTFNEFNKLVDEKSEEDLKKAVKEQELKERISELEKILQTIRPLLESILRNDIVRNVQSRRFSDAEQQLQYFDDYKYLGSQVYNGSINNFDLLQNFGSSVKDYQHRFNVYNALYNEMKSNGHKDISKLLQLSESLQKGISSLSNVNNTVETQTLISTLWNENQDAAIEPISNAFLNDSSWEMVKQLTNVINGSSVKYVDNVYTKVIEKVFEKMDTVEILRKAKANLKCLDECVSIHRAVFDQLQSNGDLFGNSTISLTRYIKATMDDADYKNTHPDMQTRHKQIKDKLPKSVRNAVFSSLVCVKNTKYNEFFYASGLSNETNSEGLHNVSTLINGDGGSPANFKWKVSFLGSSTNFNLTNEALNEYLYSSDNFEGYRRKVFTKKLSSDTATGVNGSWRFEVNGDGVFIINVDRNEYLFADEKRKAMSQREVFTSINVTSGAVPADSRWDIVDCTDSEQAPFKA